The DNA segment AATTCCGCCACTTCCGCAAGAATTGTATTTACTTGCCGTCGCCCGCCGGGGGTTGCGTTTGTGTTGGCGCCGCTTGATCGTTCGGCGATTGCTGCCCGCCGGTAGTCGGGGACGCCTGTTGCTGCTGAGCCTGACGTTCCATCTCCTTGGCCGCTTCGCGGGTCACAACTGATTCGGTCCCGCTGACCTGACGTCCCGCTCTGTGACCGGACATATATGCCAGGACACCGCAGTTTATCATAAATATCACGGCCAAAACGGTGGTTGCTTTGGACAGGAATGAAGCCGCACCGCGGCCGCCGAAAACGGCTCCGGTCAAACCGCCGCCGCCGCCAAAAGCGCCGGCCAGGCCTTCACCCTTGGCCGATTGCATCAGCACCACAATCACCAGGAGAATACATACCAGCGTATGAAATACCACCACTAATGTGAACAATTTCTATTCCTCCTAATATCTTCCTACTTCGCAGACGATTTGATAATCGCCATAAATTGATCAATCTTCAAACTCGCCCCGCCTACCAGGGCGCCGTCAATATCATCTTTATTTAAAAGCCCTGCGGCGTTCTCGGCATTCACGGATCCGCCATACAGTATTGAAATCGAATCTGCCGCCGTTCCGAACCTGCCGTGCAGCCTTCTTCTTATAAAAGAATGAACCTCCTGAGCCATTTCGGGTGTCGCCGTCTTCCCGGTCCCGATCGCCCAGACCGGCTCATAGGCAATGACGGTTTTCTTTATATCCTCTTCGCTCAAATCCGCCAGGGACTCGTCAATCTGTTTCTCAATGACTTTCTCGGTCAGATTCTTCTCTCTATCGGTCAATTTCTCGCCGACACAAACTATCGGTATTAAACCGGCTCTCACGGCCAGCTTGACCTTTTCATTCACAATTTTATCTGTCTCGGCAAAGTATTCTCTTCGTTCCGAGTGGCCCAAAATAACATAGGCGACCCCGATTGTCAATAACATAGATGGCGCGATTTCCCCGGTATACGCCCCGGACTCTTTGAAATACATATTCTGAGCCCCCAGAAAAATGGGGCTTCCCTTAAGAGTCTTGGCGACTTCACTCAGTGCTGTAAAAGGGGGGCATATGACAACCCGCGGCCGATCCGTTTCCCCCACCCCGGCAATCAATCCGCGCGTCAATTCCGCGGCCTCGGGGGTCGTCTTGTTCATTTTCCAATTTCCCGCAATAATCTTAAGGCGCATAATCTAGACCTTCACTCCCGCATCGGAAAGCGCCGCCACACCGGGGAGAATCTTTCCCTCGAGAAATTCCAGCGAGGCCCCTCCTCCGGTTGAAATATGAGTCAATTTGTCATCCAAACCCCGTTCCGAAACTGCCGCCGCCGAATCTCCGCCGCCGACAATTGTCACCGCCCCCTTGGCGGTAATCTGCGCCAGCATATCGGCAATATCATAGGTCCCGCGGGCGAATTTTTCGATTTCAAATACTCCCATCGGGCCGTTCCAGACGACCGTCTTGGCTCGCTCCAATTCCGCACCGAACAATTTGACCGTCTCCGGTCCGATATCGAGTCCTTTCATATCGGATGGGATATTGTCGATCGAAACCACTTTAGAAGGCGCATTATCAAGGGCCTCAGCCGCTACCACGCAATCGACCGGAAGCATCATTTTCAGGCCCCTTACTTTTGCTTTGCTCAACAACTCGCGGGCCAAATCCACTTTATCTTCCTCGAGAAGCGATGTTCCGATATTCTTCCCCATCGCCTTATAGAAGGTGAAAATCATTCCGCCGCCGATCAGAATGGCATCGACTTTGTCAAAAAGATTCTGGATAACATCTATCTTGCCGGATATCTTGGC comes from the Candidatus Zixiibacteriota bacterium genome and includes:
- the pgk gene encoding phosphoglycerate kinase (Evidence 2a : Function from experimental evidences in other organisms; PubMedId : 2546007, 9298646, 9600841; Product type e : enzyme), which gives rise to MNKLSIARINFKGKRTLVRVDFNVPLDKSLHITDDRRIVESLPTIKKIMGDGGRVILCSHFGRPKGKPVPEMSLRPAAIRLSELLKKDVKMAPDCIGDEVERLVNSLKDGEVILLENLRYHSEEEKNDPEFARKLAGLADIYVNDAFGSAHRAHASTEGVAKFIRICAAGYLMEKELKYLGGALSEPKKPFVAILGGAKISGKIDVIQNLFDKVDAILIGGGMIFTFYKAMGKNIGTSLLEEDKVDLARELLSKAKVRGLKMMLPVDCVVAAEALDNAPSKVVSIDNIPSDMKGLDIGPETVKLFGAELERAKTVVWNGPMGVFEIEKFARGTYDIADMLAQITAKGAVTIVGGGDSAAAVSERGLDDKLTHISTGGGASLEFLEGKILPGVAALSDAGVKV
- a CDS encoding Preprotein translocase, SecG subunit encodes the protein MFTLVVVFHTLVCILLVIVVLMQSAKGEGLAGAFGGGGGLTGAVFGGRGAASFLSKATTVLAVIFMINCGVLAYMSGHRAGRQVSGTESVVTREAAKEMERQAQQQQASPTTGGQQSPNDQAAPTQTQPPAGDGK
- the tpiA gene encoding triosephosphate isomerase (Evidence 2a : Function from experimental evidences in other organisms; PubMedId : 1598232, 6092857, 8309937, 9298646, 9600841; Product type e : enzyme), with the translated sequence MRLKIIAGNWKMNKTTPEAAELTRGLIAGVGETDRPRVVICPPFTALSEVAKTLKGSPIFLGAQNMYFKESGAYTGEIAPSMLLTIGVAYVILGHSERREYFAETDKIVNEKVKLAVRAGLIPIVCVGEKLTDREKNLTEKVIEKQIDESLADLSEEDIKKTVIAYEPVWAIGTGKTATPEMAQEVHSFIRRRLHGRFGTAADSISILYGGSVNAENAAGLLNKDDIDGALVGGASLKIDQFMAIIKSSAK